A stretch of the Tardiphaga sp. 709 genome encodes the following:
- a CDS encoding DUF2252 family protein, translating into MSFREDNTAYEDWLRGQCDVVETDLKLKHRLMREDSFVFLRGTYFRWARKIEELCPTLCDAPHVLCVGDVHLENYGTWRDAEGRLVWGINDFDEAAKMPYLFDLVRLATSALLAPGMRLGRAAISRAILAGYRKGLADPHPALLDQREFWMRPYAVRARKKPAKFWSDVKKYPAAKPPAKVVQALKKSLKGAQIERLCSRVAGTGGRGRPRYVAVAVAEGGFCLREAKVLVPSAWLWAHGSKSPKSHLHALAFGPYRAPDPFLAIDGKFVIRRLAPDSQKIELGKSPGSKLAKLTTRLLNAMGHDLASIHAASKIGAKALRADLRKRPPGWLGEAAKTMSELVESDYRAWKKK; encoded by the coding sequence ATGTCTTTCCGCGAAGATAATACTGCGTATGAGGATTGGCTGCGTGGCCAGTGCGACGTCGTGGAAACGGACCTGAAACTCAAGCACAGACTGATGCGCGAGGATTCGTTCGTCTTTTTGCGTGGCACGTATTTTCGGTGGGCAAGGAAGATCGAAGAACTCTGCCCGACTTTATGTGATGCGCCGCATGTCCTCTGCGTCGGAGACGTGCATCTCGAGAATTACGGGACCTGGCGCGATGCCGAAGGGCGTCTCGTATGGGGCATCAACGATTTCGATGAGGCGGCGAAGATGCCGTATCTGTTCGATCTCGTTCGTCTTGCGACCAGCGCGTTGCTTGCGCCGGGCATGAGACTTGGGAGAGCGGCGATCTCGCGTGCCATTCTTGCCGGCTACCGCAAGGGTCTGGCAGATCCCCATCCGGCATTATTGGATCAACGCGAATTCTGGATGCGGCCCTATGCCGTTCGCGCGCGCAAGAAGCCGGCGAAATTCTGGAGCGATGTAAAGAAGTATCCGGCAGCCAAGCCACCGGCCAAGGTGGTCCAAGCGCTCAAGAAGTCTCTGAAGGGTGCGCAGATCGAGCGACTCTGCAGTCGTGTGGCGGGCACCGGTGGCCGCGGCCGGCCGCGCTATGTCGCGGTTGCCGTTGCTGAAGGCGGTTTTTGCTTGCGGGAGGCAAAGGTGCTGGTGCCTTCAGCGTGGCTCTGGGCCCACGGTAGCAAATCCCCGAAATCCCATCTTCACGCCTTGGCGTTCGGACCTTATCGCGCGCCGGATCCGTTTCTGGCCATTGACGGCAAATTCGTGATCCGCCGGCTCGCACCCGACTCCCAGAAGATCGAACTCGGCAAGAGCCCGGGCTCCAAACTGGCAAAACTGACAACGCGATTGCTGAATGCGATGGGACACGATCTCGCATCGATCCATGCCGCGAGCAAGATCGGCGCAAAGGCACTGCGGGCCGATCTCCGGAAACGTCCGCCGGGATGGCTGGGCGAGGCCGCAAAGACCATGTCTGAACTGGTCGAAAGCGACTACCGCGCCTGGAAAAAGAAGTGA
- a CDS encoding SDR family oxidoreductase: MTNQSNKVAIVTGASRGIGAAIAERLGRDGLTVIVNYSGNAAPAEAVAQKIEAAGGRALTAKADVSDPAAVRGMFDAAETAFGGVDVLINNAGIMKLATFANADDASFDQQIAVNLKGTFNTMREAAKRLRDGGRVVNFSTGVVGTKLETYGIYAATKAAVETMTGIMAKEMRGRSITVNAIAPGPTATDLFLNGKSPELIERFAKATPMERLGTPEDIANAVAFLVGPEGGWINAQVLRANGGLV, encoded by the coding sequence ATGACCAACCAGTCCAACAAAGTAGCCATCGTCACCGGGGCGTCCCGCGGCATCGGTGCAGCCATCGCCGAGCGGCTGGGCCGCGACGGCCTCACGGTCATCGTCAATTATTCCGGCAATGCCGCACCGGCCGAAGCCGTCGCACAGAAGATCGAGGCCGCCGGTGGCCGCGCGCTGACCGCCAAGGCCGATGTCAGCGATCCCGCCGCGGTGCGCGGGATGTTCGATGCCGCCGAGACCGCCTTTGGCGGCGTCGACGTGCTGATTAACAATGCGGGCATCATGAAGCTCGCCACATTCGCCAATGCTGACGATGCGTCGTTCGACCAGCAGATCGCGGTCAATCTGAAGGGCACGTTCAACACCATGCGCGAGGCCGCCAAGCGGCTGCGCGATGGCGGCAGGGTCGTGAACTTCTCCACGGGTGTCGTCGGCACCAAGCTGGAAACCTACGGCATCTATGCTGCCACCAAGGCTGCGGTCGAAACCATGACGGGTATCATGGCCAAGGAGATGCGGGGCCGCTCGATTACCGTGAATGCCATCGCACCCGGCCCGACCGCAACCGACCTGTTCCTCAATGGCAAGTCGCCCGAACTGATCGAGCGTTTCGCCAAGGCGACGCCAATGGAGCGTCTCGGCACACCCGAAGACATCGCCAATGCCGTTGCTTTCCTGGTCGGCCCTGAGGGCGGCTGGATCAACGCCCAGGTGCTGCGCGCCAATGGCGGGCTTGTGTGA
- a CDS encoding cation diffusion facilitator family transporter, with product MTSVRSLAQGSIAVGLLVLGMKYAAYHLTGSVALLSDAIESIVNVVTAIVVLLATTLSAKPADDDHPYGHHKAEYFSAVLEGVLIVLAAILILREAYQSYLVPRLVEAPWVGLLLNAAASVINAGWAWVLIRQGRIHRSPALAADGRHLLSDVYSSIGVLGGVGVAALSGIAILDPILAALVALNILWAGWGLMKESLSGLMDEAIPPAMLASIKQTISAHADGAIEAHDLRTRRAGSMTFIDFHLVVAGSTTVSAAHDICDKLETAIRQEIGEALITIHVEPDDKAKHSGIVVL from the coding sequence ATGACAAGCGTTCGCAGTCTTGCGCAAGGCAGCATTGCCGTTGGCCTGCTGGTCCTCGGGATGAAATACGCTGCCTATCATCTGACCGGCAGCGTCGCACTGCTGTCCGATGCGATTGAAAGCATCGTCAATGTCGTGACAGCCATCGTTGTTTTGCTTGCGACCACGCTGAGCGCGAAACCGGCAGACGACGATCATCCCTACGGGCATCATAAGGCTGAATATTTCTCGGCCGTGCTCGAAGGCGTGCTGATCGTGCTCGCCGCGATCCTGATCCTGCGCGAAGCCTATCAAAGCTATCTGGTGCCGCGCCTCGTCGAAGCGCCCTGGGTCGGGCTGCTCCTCAACGCAGCGGCGAGCGTCATCAATGCAGGTTGGGCATGGGTACTGATCAGGCAAGGTCGCATCCATCGCTCACCGGCTCTCGCAGCAGACGGCCGCCATCTATTGTCCGACGTGTATTCTTCGATCGGTGTTCTCGGCGGCGTCGGAGTAGCGGCCCTGTCGGGCATCGCCATTCTCGATCCCATCCTTGCGGCGCTCGTCGCGCTCAACATCCTGTGGGCAGGTTGGGGCCTGATGAAGGAGTCGCTCAGCGGATTGATGGACGAGGCCATCCCGCCAGCCATGCTCGCGAGCATCAAGCAGACCATATCGGCCCATGCCGACGGCGCCATCGAGGCGCATGACCTGCGCACCCGCCGCGCCGGCAGCATGACCTTTATCGATTTCCATCTGGTGGTGGCAGGATCGACCACCGTGAGCGCCGCGCACGACATTTGCGACAAGCTCGAGACCGCGATCCGCCAGGAGATCGGCGAGGCTCTGATCACCATCCATGTCGAACCCGACGACAAGGCGAAGCATTCCGGCATCGTGGTTCTCTGA
- a CDS encoding L,D-transpeptidase codes for MVSSTGFGGPSASYAELNDGEHTLPAIDVSAIDSAMLRQRVAYRTKEPVGTIVVDTAARHLYLVEGDGKAMRYGIGVGKAGLAFAGAAVIKRKAEWPHWTPTENMMNREPARYRKMAGGLEGGIDNPLGPRAMYLYQGDRDTMFRIHGTTEPETIGHAVSSGCIRLMNQDVVDLYNRVKIGSRVVVIQSGRADS; via the coding sequence ATGGTGTCGTCCACCGGCTTTGGCGGCCCGTCCGCCAGCTATGCCGAGTTGAATGACGGCGAGCACACGCTGCCGGCCATCGACGTCTCCGCAATCGATTCGGCGATGCTGCGTCAGCGCGTCGCTTACCGCACCAAGGAGCCCGTCGGCACCATCGTGGTCGATACGGCCGCACGGCATCTCTATCTCGTCGAAGGCGATGGCAAGGCGATGCGCTACGGCATCGGCGTCGGCAAGGCCGGCCTCGCTTTCGCCGGCGCTGCTGTGATCAAGCGCAAGGCCGAGTGGCCGCATTGGACCCCGACGGAAAACATGATGAACCGCGAACCCGCGCGCTACCGCAAGATGGCGGGCGGCCTGGAGGGCGGCATCGACAATCCGCTCGGGCCGCGCGCGATGTATCTCTATCAGGGCGACCGCGACACCATGTTCCGCATTCACGGCACCACCGAGCCCGAGACCATCGGCCATGCGGTGTCCAGCGGCTGCATCCGGCTGATGAACCAGGATGTCGTGGATCTCTATAATCGCGTGAAGATCGGCAGTCGCGTGGTGGTGATCCAGAGCGGCCGCGCCGACTCCTGA